A section of the Flavobacterium sp. CG_23.5 genome encodes:
- a CDS encoding G-D-S-L family lipolytic protein gives MIKNFKWLLLVSLSFVACNNDENMAPAEVAVTSGTASFTKYVALGDSFAAGYSDGALFIKGQQGSYANILSQQFALAGGGDFKTPLTSDNKGGLLLGGNVIAGTRLYFNGVGPVAVSGTPTTEVTTRITGPFNNLGVPGAKSYHLVAPGYGNVAGVATGAANPYFARFATTSGTTVLADALVQAPTFFSLWIGGNDVLGYATSGGIGVNQTGNLNPATYGANDITDPNVFASVYSGMVTNLTANGAKGVVANLPYVNTLPYFTTVPFNPLTSKVLGGGSIAVGDATINALNAQLYGPLKAALTAFGAGTRINLLSTTAANPLLIKDESLTNLSAQLTAAFTPSLGAQTAAFYGAVFGQARQATATDLVVLPAQSAIGAAPTATDSGVGFAPPSPLNKFGITFPLQDKHVLIPTEVAEIKVATDAYNVTIKAIADAKGLAFVDTKTIMTQLSTVGIVSNSFTLTSTYVTGGSFSLDGVHPSPRGYALIANAFSAAINAKYSSTLPKVDLGLYAILYPASL, from the coding sequence ATGATAAAAAATTTCAAATGGCTACTATTAGTTTCTTTAAGCTTTGTAGCATGTAATAATGATGAAAACATGGCGCCTGCAGAGGTAGCTGTAACATCCGGTACAGCAAGTTTTACTAAATATGTTGCATTAGGAGATTCATTTGCTGCGGGATACAGCGATGGAGCACTCTTTATCAAAGGGCAACAAGGCTCTTATGCTAATATATTGTCGCAACAATTTGCATTGGCAGGAGGAGGAGACTTTAAAACTCCTCTTACGTCGGATAATAAAGGAGGGTTGCTTCTTGGCGGGAATGTAATTGCAGGAACACGCTTGTATTTTAATGGTGTTGGACCAGTTGCTGTTAGCGGTACTCCAACAACTGAAGTAACAACACGCATTACGGGACCTTTTAATAATTTAGGAGTTCCAGGCGCAAAAAGTTATCATTTAGTAGCGCCAGGTTATGGAAATGTTGCTGGTGTGGCGACTGGTGCTGCAAATCCATATTTTGCTAGATTTGCAACAACTTCCGGGACAACAGTCCTTGCGGATGCTTTGGTGCAAGCTCCTACTTTCTTTTCCTTGTGGATCGGTGGGAATGATGTTTTGGGTTATGCTACCTCAGGAGGTATTGGTGTAAATCAAACGGGAAATTTGAATCCGGCTACTTATGGAGCAAATGACATCACAGATCCTAATGTTTTTGCAAGTGTTTACTCGGGAATGGTTACTAATTTAACGGCGAATGGTGCAAAAGGAGTAGTAGCTAATCTTCCTTATGTGAATACTCTTCCTTACTTTACTACTGTCCCTTTTAATCCTTTAACATCAAAAGTTTTAGGTGGTGGTAGTATTGCTGTTGGAGATGCAACTATAAATGCGCTTAATGCACAACTATACGGGCCATTGAAAGCTGCCTTAACCGCTTTTGGTGCCGGTACTAGAATTAATTTACTTTCAACAACTGCTGCGAATCCTTTGTTGATTAAAGATGAATCATTAACTAATTTATCAGCCCAATTGACTGCTGCTTTTACTCCTTCCCTTGGAGCTCAAACAGCAGCGTTTTACGGAGCGGTTTTCGGTCAAGCTAGACAAGCTACCGCTACTGACTTAGTGGTTTTGCCAGCACAATCTGCAATTGGTGCTGCTCCAACTGCTACTGATTCAGGAGTGGGTTTTGCGCCGCCATCTCCGTTAAATAAATTTGGAATTACTTTCCCGCTTCAAGACAAACATGTTTTAATACCAACTGAGGTTGCGGAAATAAAAGTAGCGACGGATGCGTATAATGTAACTATAAAAGCAATTGCAGATGCAAAAGGATTGGCTTTCGTAGACACAAAAACAATCATGACGCAATTGTCAACTGTTGGAATAGTTAGTAACAGTTTTACTTTGACTTCTACCTACGTTACTGGAGGATCATTTTCACTTGACGGGGTACATCCTAGTCCAAGAGGATATGCTTTAATTGCAAATGCTTTTAGTGCTGCCATTAATGCCAAATATTCTTCAACATTACCAAAAGTGGATTTAGGGTTATACGCAATATTATATCCTGCTTCTTTATAA
- a CDS encoding FoF1 ATP synthase subunit delta/epsilon codes for MLLEIVSPEAKLFSGEVTSVTLPGIDGSFQILNHHAPIVSILGKGVVKIAASSFHFGKDVASKFTKIDEQNYTLAIVSGTIEMKDNKVIILAD; via the coding sequence ATGTTATTAGAAATAGTATCACCAGAAGCAAAATTATTTTCAGGAGAAGTAACTTCAGTTACCTTACCTGGGATCGACGGAAGTTTCCAAATATTGAATCATCATGCTCCAATTGTTTCTATATTAGGAAAAGGAGTAGTTAAAATTGCAGCTTCAAGCTTTCATTTTGGCAAAGATGTAGCTAGTAAGTTTACTAAAATAGATGAGCAAAATTACACACTGGCTATTGTTTCAGGAACAATTGAAATGAAAGACAATAAAGTTATTATTTTAGCCGACTAA
- the glmS gene encoding glutamine--fructose-6-phosphate transaminase (isomerizing), with protein MCGIVGYIGYREAYPIVIKGLKRLEYRGYDSAGVMLYDGENIKLCKTKGKVSDLEEKAAKDITTNGTIGIGHTRWATHGVPNDVNSHPHLSNSGNLAIIHNGIIENYAPLKEELIKRGYVFYSDTDTEVLVNLIEEVQKKEKLKLGKAVQIALNQVVGAYAIAVFDKNNPDEIVAARLGSPLAIGVGEGEFFIASDASPFIEYTSNAIYLEDGEMAIIRLHKQMKVRKIKDDTLVNPTIQELQMNLEQIEKGGYDHFMLKEIYEQPSVIKDTYRGRLHANEGIIQMAGVEDNLEKFLNADRIIIVACGTSWHAGLVAEYIFEEFARIPVEVEYASEFRYRNPIINSKDVVIAISQSGETADTMAAIKLAKENGAFVFGVCNVVGSSISRETHAGAYTHAGPEIGVASTKAFTTQITVLTMIALRLAKAKGTLSLSDFHMYLQELELIPEKVKEALETNDRAKEIAATFKDAPNCLYLGRGYNFPVALEGALKLKEISYIHAEGYPAAEMKHGPIALIDEHMPVVVIAPKQGHYDKIVSNIQEIKSRSGRIIAVVTKGDTQVRDLADYVIEIPETSDALSPLITTIPLQLLSYHIAVMRECNVDQPRNLAKSVTVE; from the coding sequence ATGTGTGGAATTGTTGGATACATAGGTTATAGAGAAGCGTACCCTATAGTTATTAAAGGTCTGAAGAGACTTGAGTACAGAGGTTATGATAGTGCTGGGGTGATGTTGTATGATGGTGAGAACATAAAACTTTGCAAAACCAAAGGGAAGGTTTCTGATCTTGAAGAGAAAGCAGCCAAGGATATTACTACAAATGGAACTATCGGAATAGGACATACACGTTGGGCTACACACGGAGTTCCAAACGATGTAAATTCTCATCCCCATCTTTCCAATTCAGGGAATTTGGCAATAATTCATAATGGAATTATTGAAAATTATGCACCCTTGAAGGAAGAGTTGATTAAAAGAGGATATGTCTTTTATTCTGACACAGATACGGAAGTTTTAGTCAATCTTATTGAAGAAGTACAGAAAAAAGAAAAACTAAAATTAGGGAAGGCGGTTCAAATTGCATTAAACCAAGTGGTAGGTGCTTATGCTATAGCAGTTTTCGATAAAAATAATCCAGACGAAATTGTGGCAGCCCGTTTGGGAAGTCCGTTGGCAATTGGTGTTGGTGAAGGAGAATTTTTTATAGCATCTGATGCATCTCCATTTATAGAATATACGTCTAATGCCATTTATTTAGAAGATGGTGAAATGGCAATTATTAGATTGCATAAACAAATGAAAGTTCGTAAGATTAAAGATGATACTTTAGTTAATCCTACTATTCAGGAACTTCAAATGAACTTAGAGCAAATTGAAAAGGGAGGATATGACCATTTTATGCTTAAGGAAATTTACGAACAACCAAGTGTTATAAAAGATACTTATCGTGGAAGACTTCATGCAAACGAAGGAATAATCCAAATGGCTGGTGTTGAAGATAATTTAGAGAAATTTCTGAACGCAGATAGGATTATTATTGTGGCTTGTGGGACTTCATGGCATGCTGGTTTAGTTGCTGAATATATATTTGAAGAATTTGCGAGAATTCCGGTTGAAGTAGAATATGCTTCTGAGTTTAGATATAGAAATCCAATTATAAACAGTAAAGATGTAGTAATAGCGATTTCGCAATCTGGTGAAACTGCTGATACTATGGCAGCTATTAAGTTGGCCAAAGAAAATGGTGCATTTGTGTTTGGTGTTTGTAATGTAGTTGGATCCTCTATTTCAAGAGAAACTCACGCAGGGGCATATACTCATGCAGGACCAGAAATTGGTGTTGCATCAACAAAGGCATTTACTACTCAAATTACCGTGTTGACAATGATTGCTTTGCGTTTGGCTAAAGCCAAAGGAACATTATCTCTTTCTGATTTTCATATGTATTTGCAAGAGTTGGAGTTAATTCCCGAGAAAGTTAAAGAAGCTTTGGAAACGAACGATAGAGCAAAAGAAATTGCTGCTACATTTAAAGATGCTCCTAATTGTTTGTATCTTGGAAGAGGTTATAATTTCCCTGTAGCATTAGAAGGCGCCTTGAAACTTAAAGAAATATCCTATATTCACGCAGAGGGTTATCCAGCTGCTGAAATGAAACATGGTCCAATCGCCTTGATAGATGAACATATGCCAGTTGTGGTTATTGCTCCAAAACAAGGTCATTATGATAAAATAGTTAGTAATATTCAAGAAATTAAGTCCAGAAGCGGAAGAATTATTGCAGTAGTTACTAAAGGGGATACTCAAGTTCGTGATCTGGCAGACTATGTGATTGAAATTCCTGAAACCTCAGACGCTTTGTCTCCGCTAATTACTACTATACCTTTGCAGCTTTTGTCTTATCATATTGCTGTCATGAGAGAGTGTAATGTTGATCAACCCCGTAATTTGGCTAAGTCTGTTACTGTGGAATAA
- the atpD gene encoding F0F1 ATP synthase subunit beta, with protein MSKVIGKVAQIIGPVVDVVFNGKDVELPKIYDSLEITKKDGTLLVLEVQSHIGENTVRTISMDSTDGLSRGYEVVGTGNPIQMPIGADVYGRLFNVIGDAIDGLGNLPKTGENGMSIHRQAPKFEDLSTSSEVLFTGIKVIDLIEPYSKGGKIGLFGGAGVGKTVLIQELINNIAKGHGGLSVFAGVGERTREGNDLLREMLESGIIKYGDEFMHSMENGGWDLSKVDMPGMRESKATFVFGQMNEPPGARARVALSGLSIAEYFRDGAGTDQGKDVLFFVDNIFRFTQAGSEVSALLGRMPSAVGYQPTLATEMGAMQERITSTNKGSITSVQAVYVPADDLTDPAPATTFAHLDATTVLSRKIAELGIYPAVDPLDSTSRILTPQILGDEHYDCAQRVKEILQKYKQLQDIIAILGMEELSEEDKLAVSRARRVQRFLSQPFHVAEQFTGLKGVLVDIKDTIKGFNMIIDGELDHLPESAFNLKGTIEEAIEAGEKMLAEA; from the coding sequence ATGTCAAAAGTAATAGGAAAAGTTGCCCAGATCATTGGCCCAGTAGTTGACGTTGTTTTCAACGGTAAGGATGTTGAACTTCCAAAAATTTATGATTCATTAGAAATCACAAAAAAAGATGGTACATTATTAGTACTTGAAGTACAATCTCACATCGGTGAAAATACCGTTCGTACCATTTCGATGGACTCAACAGATGGTTTGAGTAGAGGTTATGAAGTAGTTGGAACAGGAAATCCTATCCAAATGCCAATCGGTGCCGATGTTTACGGTCGTTTGTTTAACGTAATTGGAGATGCCATTGATGGTTTAGGTAATTTACCAAAAACAGGAGAAAACGGTATGTCTATTCACAGACAAGCGCCAAAATTCGAAGATTTGTCAACTTCATCTGAAGTTTTATTTACAGGTATTAAAGTAATCGATTTAATTGAGCCTTACTCAAAAGGGGGTAAAATTGGATTGTTCGGTGGTGCTGGAGTTGGTAAAACAGTATTGATTCAGGAGTTGATTAACAATATTGCAAAAGGTCACGGTGGACTTTCCGTATTCGCAGGAGTAGGAGAAAGAACACGTGAAGGAAATGACTTGCTTCGTGAGATGTTAGAGTCAGGAATTATAAAATACGGAGATGAATTCATGCACTCTATGGAAAATGGAGGATGGGATTTATCTAAAGTGGATATGCCAGGAATGAGAGAGTCTAAAGCTACTTTCGTTTTCGGACAAATGAATGAGCCACCAGGAGCTCGTGCTCGTGTAGCACTTTCTGGATTGTCTATCGCTGAATATTTCCGTGATGGAGCAGGAACTGATCAAGGGAAAGACGTTTTGTTTTTCGTGGACAATATCTTCCGTTTTACACAAGCAGGTTCTGAGGTATCAGCACTTTTAGGTCGTATGCCATCTGCGGTAGGTTACCAACCAACATTGGCTACTGAAATGGGTGCAATGCAAGAACGTATTACATCAACAAACAAAGGTTCTATTACATCTGTACAAGCGGTTTACGTTCCTGCGGATGATTTAACGGATCCGGCTCCGGCTACAACTTTTGCTCACCTTGATGCTACTACTGTATTGTCTCGTAAAATTGCTGAGTTAGGTATTTATCCTGCAGTTGATCCATTGGATTCAACTTCAAGAATCCTTACTCCTCAAATTTTAGGTGATGAGCACTATGACTGTGCTCAAAGAGTAAAAGAAATTTTGCAAAAATACAAACAATTACAAGATATCATTGCGATCCTTGGTATGGAAGAGTTATCAGAAGAGGATAAATTAGCCGTTTCAAGAGCGCGTCGTGTACAACGTTTCTTATCTCAACCTTTCCACGTTGCTGAGCAATTTACAGGATTGAAAGGGGTGTTAGTTGATATTAAAGACACTATCAAAGGATTTAACATGATTATTGATGGTGAATTAGATCACTTGCCAGAATCAGCTTTCAACCTTAAAGGAACTATTGAAGAAGCTATCGAAGCTGGAGAAAAAATGTTAGCGGAAGCTTAA
- a CDS encoding DoxX family membrane protein — translation MEKHSVNFMRIALAVVYIWFGGLKIFGMSPAGELVEQTVYWFRPEIFIPILGVCEVIIGLGLLIKKFIPYAIVLLLLHMTVTLFPIFILKTICFDTFPFCPTLIGQYIIKNLVLISGALVVAGKYNENYYAETNLKMERD, via the coding sequence ATGGAAAAGCACAGCGTAAATTTTATGCGCATCGCACTGGCAGTAGTTTACATCTGGTTTGGCGGTCTAAAAATCTTCGGAATGAGTCCTGCCGGTGAACTTGTCGAACAAACCGTCTATTGGTTTCGACCAGAAATATTTATTCCAATACTTGGGGTGTGTGAAGTAATAATCGGACTTGGTTTACTCATAAAAAAATTCATCCCCTATGCTATTGTATTGCTATTGCTACATATGACAGTTACTCTTTTTCCAATCTTTATTTTAAAAACAATTTGTTTTGACACCTTTCCTTTTTGCCCCACTTTGATTGGACAGTATATCATCAAAAATCTCGTTTTAATTTCTGGAGCGCTCGTAGTTGCAGGAAAATACAATGAAAATTATTATGCTGAAACCAATTTAAAAATGGAAAGAGACTAA
- a CDS encoding TonB-dependent receptor domain-containing protein, whose translation MRMYLLFLSLFFCSLTFAQNTISGIVTDSNNQPIPGANIKIVGETASTITGVDGAFTLQSSKKPPYAINVTSVGYGSQKVTVSSNNQKVSVKLVDEETKLNEIVVSASRTPERVLESPVTIERMGIAEIKKTASPSFYDGLENLKEVQMNTSSLSFKSINTRGFATVANTRFMQLVDGMDNSSPLLNFVLGNLIGVSEIDVQSVELLPGASSALYGANAFNGILFMNSKSPFTSQGITAYAKYGKTSQEAAGTNDFVDYGVRVAHAFAPWFAGKANFTYMHGTDWFATNYNDKTVQGRDRSNPNYDGINVYGDEVSTNIKGVGQSLASLGLIPAGAVNLLPNYNVSRTGYNEVNLTDNKASNTKIDFSLHFKPFVNDFEIIWQSKFGFGNAVYQGANRYYLNNFFMQQHKLEIKGKNFFVRGYTTNEDGGKSYDMLFTGININRAWKDDKTWFGQYAGQYISSTLGGATPEQAHIAARNVADTGRLIPGTPGFTSAFNKVIDEESVLSGSKLVDNSKIYHSDVNYNFRDLIKFAEIQVGGSFREYELNSHGRIYTDANGPIHYNDYGAYTQITKKLLDDRLKFTGSVRYDKSKNFDGNISPRVSFVYSGGERKNHNFRASYQTGFRNPSTQDQYIGFNVGSAILLGSAPDNLTRYTEVLPVSTAVGQAFAGGTSVTINGLNAYNNSYTATSVGAFSATGNASVLRKTNIDYVKPEQVKAFELGYRSFIDGFSVDLNGYYNIYNDFIGNLNVVAPLYGTAQDSPSMTPSADPGFQTVHALSTGNFRAFQLYTNTNLEIKSLGFGVGLSKKVYKDFEVGVNYNFAEFKFDQEKDPSFEAGFNTPKHRVKASFGNEKLFDNFGFNVSGRWNSEYLWQSTMVDGMIAAATVIDAQINYNILKLKSTIKLGASNIGGKEYTQVLGAGLIGQQFFASWTINP comes from the coding sequence ATGAGAATGTATTTACTTTTTTTGTCATTGTTTTTTTGTAGCCTAACATTTGCTCAAAATACAATTTCAGGTATTGTTACAGATAGTAACAATCAACCTATTCCTGGGGCCAACATAAAAATTGTTGGTGAAACCGCTAGTACAATTACTGGTGTCGATGGTGCGTTTACTTTACAATCATCAAAAAAACCTCCTTATGCTATCAATGTCACTAGTGTGGGGTATGGATCGCAAAAAGTAACCGTTTCATCGAATAACCAGAAAGTATCGGTTAAACTTGTTGACGAAGAAACTAAATTAAATGAAATAGTGGTTTCGGCTTCAAGAACTCCTGAGCGAGTTTTAGAATCGCCAGTAACTATTGAAAGAATGGGTATCGCTGAGATTAAAAAGACAGCTTCTCCTTCCTTTTATGATGGTTTAGAAAATTTGAAAGAGGTACAAATGAACACCAGTAGTTTGTCTTTCAAATCTATTAATACTCGTGGATTCGCTACTGTTGCGAATACTCGTTTTATGCAATTAGTTGATGGAATGGACAATTCTTCTCCACTGTTAAACTTTGTGTTAGGAAACTTGATTGGAGTTTCAGAAATTGATGTTCAAAGTGTGGAGCTATTGCCAGGTGCATCTTCGGCTTTGTATGGCGCAAATGCATTCAATGGTATTTTATTTATGAATAGTAAAAGTCCATTTACTAGTCAGGGAATTACGGCTTATGCAAAGTATGGTAAAACTAGCCAAGAAGCAGCAGGAACAAATGATTTTGTTGATTATGGCGTAAGAGTTGCGCATGCATTTGCTCCTTGGTTCGCTGGGAAAGCAAACTTTACTTACATGCACGGAACAGATTGGTTTGCAACAAACTATAATGATAAAACTGTTCAAGGAAGGGATAGAAGTAACCCAAATTATGATGGGATAAATGTTTATGGCGATGAAGTATCTACAAACATTAAGGGAGTTGGGCAATCTTTGGCTTCTTTAGGTTTAATACCAGCTGGAGCTGTAAATTTATTACCTAACTATAACGTAAGTAGAACGGGATATAATGAAGTGAATTTGACGGATAATAAAGCTAGTAATACAAAAATTGACTTCTCGCTTCATTTCAAGCCTTTTGTAAATGATTTCGAAATTATTTGGCAAAGTAAATTTGGTTTTGGAAACGCAGTTTATCAAGGTGCCAACAGATATTACCTGAACAATTTTTTTATGCAACAGCATAAATTAGAAATTAAAGGAAAGAACTTTTTCGTTAGAGGCTATACAACAAACGAAGATGGCGGAAAATCGTATGACATGCTTTTTACTGGTATCAACATTAACAGAGCATGGAAAGATGACAAAACATGGTTTGGTCAATATGCGGGTCAATACATTTCATCTACATTAGGAGGAGCAACTCCAGAGCAAGCACATATTGCTGCTAGAAATGTAGCTGATACTGGTAGATTGATTCCGGGAACTCCAGGATTTACATCGGCATTTAATAAAGTGATTGATGAAGAAAGTGTACTTTCGGGTTCGAAATTGGTTGATAATTCTAAAATATACCATTCAGATGTGAATTATAATTTTAGAGATCTTATAAAATTTGCTGAAATTCAAGTTGGAGGTTCATTTAGAGAATATGAATTGAATTCTCATGGAAGAATTTATACTGATGCCAATGGTCCTATACATTACAATGACTATGGAGCATATACTCAAATAACAAAAAAATTATTGGATGACAGATTGAAATTTACAGGTTCTGTTCGTTACGATAAATCAAAAAATTTCGACGGTAATATTTCGCCAAGAGTATCATTTGTGTATTCAGGAGGAGAAAGAAAAAATCATAATTTCAGAGCATCTTATCAAACTGGTTTCAGAAATCCTTCAACTCAAGATCAATACATTGGATTTAATGTAGGGAGTGCAATATTATTAGGATCAGCTCCTGATAATTTAACTCGATATACTGAAGTTTTGCCTGTTTCTACTGCTGTTGGGCAGGCTTTTGCAGGAGGAACTTCCGTAACAATAAATGGTTTGAATGCTTACAATAACTCCTATACGGCTACATCAGTTGGCGCTTTTTCAGCCACTGGAAACGCTTCGGTTTTAAGAAAAACAAACATTGACTATGTTAAACCAGAGCAAGTAAAAGCATTTGAATTAGGATACCGTTCTTTTATTGATGGTTTTTCAGTTGATTTGAACGGCTATTATAACATTTATAATGATTTTATTGGAAATTTAAATGTAGTAGCCCCTTTATATGGTACAGCACAAGATTCTCCAAGTATGACTCCTAGTGCTGATCCTGGCTTTCAAACTGTACATGCACTTTCTACTGGAAATTTTAGAGCTTTTCAACTATATACAAATACTAACCTAGAAATTAAATCTCTTGGTTTTGGTGTTGGGCTTTCTAAAAAAGTATATAAAGATTTTGAAGTAGGTGTGAATTATAATTTTGCTGAATTTAAATTTGATCAAGAAAAAGATCCAAGTTTTGAAGCAGGTTTCAACACTCCAAAACATAGAGTAAAAGCGTCATTCGGAAACGAAAAATTATTTGACAACTTTGGATTTAATGTAAGCGGAAGATGGAATAGCGAATATTTATGGCAATCTACAATGGTTGATGGTATGATAGCTGCTGCAACGGTTATTGATGCTCAAATCAATTATAATATTTTAAAATTGAAATCAACAATTAAGTTAGGAGCTTCAAACATTGGTGGTAAAGAGTATACTCAAGTATTAGGAGCTGGATTAATTGGACAGCAATTTTTTGCTTCTTGGACTATCAACCCTTAA
- a CDS encoding GNAT family N-acetyltransferase — MKSIIYKRAANLNELQQIRSLQLNNSSQIITTEEKLREGFVTVQHTVALLEQMNTACAHIIAKEEEKVVGFALVMLSSFRNEIPVLIPMFERIDSLLPSDKSYVIMGQVCVDKNYRKQGIFRGLYDFYRTQLQHEFDYLITEVAEINQRSMKAHESIGFKTIESYEEEGVIWNIMLWDWT, encoded by the coding sequence ATGAAATCTATAATTTATAAAAGAGCCGCAAATCTAAACGAGTTGCAACAAATCAGAAGTTTACAATTAAACAACAGCTCGCAGATTATCACTACCGAAGAAAAGCTACGAGAAGGATTTGTTACCGTTCAACATACCGTTGCATTATTAGAACAAATGAATACTGCTTGCGCTCATATTATTGCCAAAGAAGAGGAGAAAGTGGTGGGTTTCGCATTAGTTATGCTTTCCAGTTTTAGAAATGAAATTCCAGTTCTTATTCCAATGTTTGAAAGAATTGATTCTTTATTACCAAGTGACAAATCATACGTAATAATGGGACAAGTTTGCGTAGATAAAAACTATAGGAAACAAGGAATATTTCGAGGATTATATGACTTTTACAGAACGCAACTTCAACATGAATTTGATTATTTAATCACAGAAGTTGCCGAGATAAATCAACGCTCCATGAAAGCCCATGAATCTATAGGTTTCAAAACGATAGAAAGTTATGAAGAAGAAGGTGTTATTTGGAATATTATGCTTTGGGATTGGACATAA